From the Caviibacter abscessus genome, one window contains:
- the adhP gene encoding alcohol dehydrogenase AdhP has translation MKAVIVNQEGTGIELVEKEIRGLKYGEALVDVEFCGVCHTDLHVAHGDFGKVPGRVLGHEGVGVVSEVAEGVTALKVGDRVSIAWFFKGCGSCEYCNTGRETLCRTVLNAGYSADGGMATQCIVPADYAVKVPEGLDPAQASSITCAGVTVYAAIKAAKLKPCQWIVCYGAGGLGNLAVQYAKKVFNAHVIAVDINDDKLALAKEVGADIVINGLKEDPAKLIQEKVGGAHSAVVTAVSKVAFNQAIDSVRAAGKVVAVGLPSETMDVSIVKTVLDGIEIIGSLVGTRKDLEEAFQFGAEGLVVPVVKKRPITDVYDIFDEMENGKIQGRMVIDMKM, from the coding sequence ATGAAAGCAGTCATAGTAAACCAAGAAGGAACAGGTATTGAACTTGTTGAAAAGGAAATAAGAGGTTTAAAATATGGAGAAGCTCTTGTTGATGTAGAATTTTGTGGAGTTTGTCATACTGATTTACACGTAGCACATGGAGATTTTGGGAAAGTTCCAGGTAGAGTATTAGGGCATGAAGGTGTTGGAGTAGTAAGTGAAGTAGCGGAAGGTGTTACAGCACTTAAAGTTGGAGATAGAGTAAGTATTGCTTGGTTCTTCAAAGGTTGTGGATCTTGTGAATATTGTAATACGGGAAGAGAAACTTTATGTAGAACAGTTCTTAATGCAGGATATTCAGCAGATGGTGGAATGGCAACTCAATGTATAGTACCTGCTGATTATGCAGTTAAAGTACCTGAAGGATTAGATCCAGCTCAAGCAAGTAGTATAACTTGTGCAGGTGTTACAGTTTATGCAGCAATAAAAGCAGCTAAATTAAAACCTTGTCAATGGATAGTATGCTACGGAGCAGGAGGACTTGGAAACTTAGCTGTTCAATATGCTAAAAAAGTATTTAATGCACATGTTATAGCAGTAGATATTAATGATGATAAATTAGCATTAGCTAAAGAAGTAGGAGCAGATATAGTAATAAACGGATTAAAAGAAGATCCAGCTAAATTGATACAAGAAAAAGTTGGTGGAGCTCATTCAGCTGTTGTTACGGCTGTTTCAAAAGTTGCGTTTAATCAAGCAATTGATTCAGTAAGAGCTGCTGGAAAAGTAGTTGCAGTAGGACTTCCTTCAGAAACAATGGACGTTTCAATTGTTAAGACTGTATTAGACGGAATTGAAATTATAGGATCATTAGTTGGAACAAGAAAAGATCTTGAAGAAGCATTCCAATTCGGTGCAGAAGGATTAGTAGTACCAGTAGTTAAGAAAAGACCAATAACTGATGTGTATGACATTTTTGATGAAATGGAAAATGGTAAAATACAAGGTCGTATGGTTATAGATATGAAAATGTAA
- a CDS encoding SEL1-like repeat protein, translating to MEDKYQEAINNFLNLEKAIEMLGEIADEDDRACFTLANIYLDFKNYDKANTYLYKSYKNGNIRSHYNYVMFLMEVKKDMKNAQIILEELKEKDLGLYYFLKARMTDDINEYILAYNEGVNAAALIIANKYENEKNIKEALKYYKLSDDYIAKESIVRLEKNNKKSFLNSITEFLKNLISK from the coding sequence ATGGAAGATAAATACCAAGAAGCAATAAATAATTTTTTAAATTTGGAAAAAGCTATTGAAATGCTTGGAGAAATAGCTGATGAAGATGATAGAGCATGTTTTACACTTGCAAATATTTATTTAGATTTTAAAAATTATGATAAAGCTAATACCTATCTTTATAAAAGCTATAAAAATGGTAATATCAGAAGTCACTATAATTATGTTATGTTTTTAATGGAAGTAAAAAAAGATATGAAAAATGCCCAAATAATATTAGAAGAACTAAAAGAAAAAGATTTAGGACTTTATTATTTCTTAAAAGCAAGAATGACTGATGATATAAATGAATATATTTTAGCATATAATGAAGGAGTAAATGCAGCTGCACTTATTATTGCAAATAAATACGAAAATGAGAAAAATATAAAAGAGGCATTAAAATACTATAAATTATCTGATGATTACATTGCAAAAGAGTCAATTGTGCGTTTAGAAAAAAATAATAAAAAATCATTTTTAAATTCTATAACTGAATTTTTAAAAAATTTAATAAGCAAGTAA
- the lgt gene encoding prolipoprotein diacylglyceryl transferase, translating to MRSYLFKIGFFELRIYSLMYIIALLLAIYIAKRDDVIKKKGITSVKDIEDFAVTALFSGLIGARIYYVLFRWDYYGQNIADIIAVWKGGLAIHGGIIGGLIGAYIFSKIKGYKLFDLTDMSVGPLILGQALGRIGNFANGEIHGVPTFTPLKVIFTGTFSKWWEYYNSLPLAEQANYKTNVPWGVVFPQDTPAGIEFPSYPLHPAMIYEMILNFIAFLLIWFFFRKKEYKSGILTMIYLIAYGIIRVFVSTFRAEDLRFYGIRAPYLISFIMIIIGIIGIWKINTKKQ from the coding sequence ATGAGATCATATTTATTTAAAATAGGTTTTTTTGAACTTCGTATATACAGTCTTATGTATATAATTGCACTACTTTTAGCTATTTATATTGCAAAAAGAGATGATGTTATAAAGAAAAAAGGAATAACAAGTGTAAAAGATATAGAAGATTTTGCTGTAACAGCGTTATTTTCTGGACTTATAGGTGCAAGAATATATTATGTTCTTTTTAGATGGGATTATTATGGACAAAATATAGCAGATATAATTGCTGTTTGGAAGGGCGGTTTAGCAATCCATGGAGGAATAATAGGTGGATTAATAGGTGCATATATTTTTTCAAAAATTAAAGGATATAAACTATTTGATTTAACTGATATGTCTGTAGGGCCTTTAATACTAGGTCAAGCATTAGGTAGAATAGGTAATTTTGCAAATGGAGAAATACATGGAGTTCCAACATTTACCCCTCTAAAAGTAATATTTACAGGAACGTTTTCAAAATGGTGGGAATATTACAATTCGTTGCCATTAGCTGAACAAGCGAATTATAAAACAAATGTTCCTTGGGGTGTAGTATTTCCGCAAGATACTCCGGCAGGAATTGAATTTCCGTCATACCCATTACATCCAGCAATGATATATGAAATGATACTTAATTTTATAGCATTTTTATTAATTTGGTTTTTCTTTAGAAAAAAAGAATACAAATCAGGTATTTTAACAATGATATATCTAATAGCTTATGGAATTATAAGGGTATTTGTAAGTACATTTAGAGCTGAAGATTTAAGATTTTATGGAATTAGAGCTCCTTATTTAATTAGCTTTATCATGATAATTATAGGAATAATTGGAATATGGAAGATAAATACCAAGAAGCAATAA
- a CDS encoding D-alanyl-D-alanine carboxypeptidase family protein: protein MSASKQTLLVSIIFFYLNTFSELTSNLYYRIENKYSVPVSYLKIENNDIYKSYLLADDEKILVEDNIDEMRPLASLTKIMTAIVALDNIKDLNEKIKVTKKQASIPYGAKIKAGQVYTVEELLKLILIKSTNAAAQVLADYVSPDFVSLMNEKAREIGIEDLHYCSVHGLPPSYTNSCMDMGSARAILKLSKYAIKNYEPIAEIVKIKNIRVKNQELENTNDLLENLNGIKGIKTGYHNSSKYNISIYYENNDDKLFEVILGSDNPTNRSLITSKVIQNYEDVGGIK from the coding sequence ATGTCGGCGAGTAAACAGACATTATTAGTTTCAATTATATTTTTTTATTTAAACACATTTTCAGAATTAACTTCAAATTTATATTACAGAATTGAAAATAAGTATAGTGTACCTGTATCGTATTTGAAAATAGAAAATAATGATATATATAAATCGTATTTACTTGCAGATGATGAAAAGATATTGGTAGAAGATAATATAGATGAAATGAGACCTCTTGCGTCATTAACAAAGATAATGACAGCTATTGTTGCACTTGATAATATAAAAGATTTGAATGAAAAAATAAAAGTAACGAAAAAACAAGCCAGCATACCTTATGGTGCAAAAATTAAGGCAGGGCAAGTATATACAGTTGAAGAATTACTTAAATTAATTTTAATAAAGTCAACAAATGCGGCAGCTCAAGTTTTAGCGGATTATGTATCACCTGATTTTGTAAGTTTAATGAATGAAAAAGCACGTGAAATAGGAATAGAAGATTTGCATTATTGCAGTGTACATGGTTTACCTCCTAGTTACACAAATTCTTGTATGGATATGGGAAGTGCAAGAGCTATACTTAAACTATCAAAATATGCTATTAAAAATTATGAACCAATAGCAGAAATAGTAAAAATAAAAAACATAAGAGTTAAAAATCAGGAATTAGAGAATACAAACGATTTATTAGAAAATTTAAATGGAATAAAAGGAATTAAAACCGGTTATCATAATAGTTCAAAATATAATATATCAATTTATTATGAAAATAATGATGATAAATTATTTGAAGTTATATTAGGTAGTGATAATCCTACAAATAGAAGTTTAATTACAAGCAAAGTAATACAAAATTATGAAGATGTTGGGGGAATAAAATGA
- a CDS encoding tetratricopeptide repeat protein — protein MKKVLFVLLLLGFVSCGKKEEKQTVNNTDTKNIVPIEIVKNDLEENKENTLFQGSFEKNYEKYTQTFTDAQKEILTKDGINFDKLGYVIFLSQSGDKEAILTLAQIYGKYQFKEKYISVLELGKKYNIEEALYGLTIYYLNDKNLDKALENANLLPNKKEYKNIKAQINQNLGVIALQKKDFEKAITYLKKAYENGEKKVDLQLAFAYANLNKNEEAKTWLEKGYKRGEKSVGYDLAAMYFNSGEHEKALPLLLEQHKLGHKELELAIGISYNSKGDNENAIKWLEMAKNNGNEQAKLILDEINKQNSKKEGSYDVGE, from the coding sequence ATGAAAAAAGTATTATTTGTGCTATTATTATTGGGTTTTGTATCTTGTGGAAAAAAAGAAGAAAAGCAAACAGTTAATAACACAGATACTAAAAATATAGTTCCAATAGAAATTGTAAAAAATGATTTAGAAGAAAATAAAGAAAATACTTTATTTCAAGGTTCTTTTGAAAAAAATTATGAAAAATATACACAAACTTTTACTGACGCACAAAAAGAAATATTAACTAAAGATGGAATAAATTTTGATAAGTTGGGATATGTAATATTTTTATCTCAAAGTGGTGATAAGGAAGCAATATTAACTCTTGCACAAATATATGGAAAATATCAATTTAAGGAAAAATATATAAGTGTGCTTGAGCTTGGTAAAAAATACAATATAGAAGAAGCTTTATATGGTCTTACTATATATTATTTAAATGATAAAAATTTAGATAAAGCACTTGAAAATGCAAACTTATTGCCAAATAAAAAAGAGTATAAAAATATTAAAGCACAGATAAATCAAAATTTAGGTGTTATAGCACTACAAAAAAAGGATTTTGAAAAAGCAATAACTTATTTGAAAAAAGCATATGAAAATGGAGAAAAAAAAGTAGATTTACAACTTGCATTTGCATATGCAAATTTAAATAAAAATGAGGAAGCAAAAACTTGGCTTGAAAAAGGATATAAAAGAGGGGAAAAATCAGTTGGGTATGATTTAGCAGCAATGTATTTTAATTCAGGAGAACATGAAAAAGCATTGCCACTACTTTTAGAGCAACATAAGCTTGGTCATAAAGAATTGGAGCTTGCAATAGGAATTTCATATAACAGCAAGGGAGATAATGAAAATGCAATTAAATGGCTTGAAATGGCTAAAAATAATGGGAATGAACAAGCAAAATTAATTTTAGATGAAATCAATAAACAAAATTCTAAAAAAGAAGGTAGTTATGATGTCGGCGAGTAA
- a CDS encoding calcium-translocating P-type ATPase, PMCA-type, whose product MKFYQETIEQVLSELKTDIKQGLTNEQAKERLLENGENKLEEGKTKSVLALLFEQLKDVLVCVLLASAALTVIVKHEYIDAIIILAVVVINAVVGVVQELKAEKALNALKNMTSPKAVVIRNGVSLEIDSKDVVVGDIVALDAGRYVPADLRLIESVNLQIEESSFTGESVPAQKNANDVLTKDVSIADMTNMAFMSTLVTYGRGIGIVVATGNNTKIGDIAKLLNEEEDKTPLQKKMNKLGQTLGYGAIVICFFIFIIGVLQGREMIEMFVTAISLAVAAIPEGLVAIIAIVLAMGVTRMSKKNAIIKKLPAVETLGSVNFICSDKTGTLTQNKMTVVKSYFKADSEYDLIKSLILCSDADIVDDMPIGDPTEVAFISYGIKNEMYKKQLNDKFLRIGEVPFDSDRKLMSTLNKENDGYRVHTKGAIDNLLKICPHILVGSEILELSQDQKDEILNIANSMSDEALRVIGVAYKDTNDNISQDEYEKDLVLIGMVGMIDPPRLEVKDSIKKAHQAGINVVMITGDHKNTAFAIAKELNITKDINACMTGTELEKMTDEKLKEVVSKYRVFARVSPEHKVRIVKALKSNGNIVSMTGDGVNDAPSLKIADIGVAMGITGTDVAKGASDMILTDDNFTTIVTAIEEGRNIYNNIKKSIMFLLSCNIGEVISILFATLLGLPIPLLASQILWVNLVTDTFPALALGVDKSKIDVMNKPPRNANESFFAQGAWFRAIVGGMLIGILTLLAFVIGLFEQGVPLNNLISAGKHQLAYARTMSFIVLTISQLFYAYTMRNDKESIFKVGIFSNKYLNYSLIIGVVLQFSLISIPFLAKAFNLMSLTFMDLDIVIGFTLIPLIVNELIKKYIKFGEK is encoded by the coding sequence TTGAAATTTTACCAAGAAACAATAGAACAGGTTTTAAGTGAATTAAAAACTGATATTAAGCAAGGTTTAACAAATGAACAAGCTAAAGAAAGACTTTTGGAAAATGGTGAAAATAAATTGGAAGAGGGCAAAACAAAAAGTGTTTTAGCCCTTTTATTTGAACAATTAAAAGATGTTTTAGTTTGTGTTTTATTAGCTTCAGCAGCACTTACAGTAATAGTTAAACATGAATATATTGATGCTATTATTATATTAGCTGTGGTAGTAATTAATGCAGTAGTTGGTGTAGTACAAGAATTAAAAGCTGAAAAAGCATTAAATGCTTTGAAAAATATGACTTCACCTAAAGCTGTGGTTATAAGAAACGGGGTTAGTTTAGAAATAGATTCAAAAGATGTTGTTGTAGGAGACATAGTTGCACTTGATGCAGGTAGATACGTACCGGCAGATTTAAGACTTATTGAAAGCGTAAATCTTCAAATAGAAGAGAGCAGTTTTACTGGAGAATCTGTTCCTGCACAAAAAAATGCAAATGATGTATTAACTAAAGATGTAAGTATTGCTGATATGACTAATATGGCATTTATGTCAACTTTAGTTACATATGGTCGTGGAATAGGTATTGTAGTTGCAACAGGAAATAATACTAAAATAGGAGATATAGCGAAATTACTTAATGAAGAAGAAGATAAAACGCCTCTTCAAAAGAAAATGAATAAATTAGGTCAAACTTTAGGGTATGGTGCAATAGTAATATGTTTTTTCATTTTCATTATTGGAGTATTACAAGGTAGAGAAATGATTGAAATGTTTGTTACTGCTATAAGTCTTGCAGTAGCAGCTATACCTGAAGGTCTTGTTGCAATAATTGCAATAGTTCTTGCAATGGGTGTTACAAGAATGTCTAAAAAAAATGCAATAATAAAAAAATTGCCTGCTGTTGAAACACTGGGTTCTGTAAATTTTATTTGTTCTGATAAAACAGGAACACTTACACAAAATAAAATGACAGTTGTTAAATCATATTTTAAAGCAGATAGTGAATATGACTTAATTAAATCGTTAATTTTATGTTCAGATGCAGATATAGTTGATGACATGCCTATAGGAGATCCGACTGAAGTTGCCTTTATTTCGTATGGCATAAAAAATGAAATGTATAAAAAACAATTAAATGATAAGTTTTTAAGAATTGGAGAAGTACCATTTGATTCTGATAGAAAATTAATGTCAACATTAAATAAAGAAAATGATGGATATAGAGTACATACCAAAGGGGCAATAGATAATTTACTAAAAATATGTCCTCATATTCTTGTAGGAAGTGAAATATTAGAATTATCACAGGATCAAAAAGATGAGATTTTAAATATTGCAAATTCTATGTCTGATGAAGCACTTCGTGTAATTGGTGTTGCCTATAAAGATACTAATGATAATATATCTCAAGATGAATATGAAAAAGATTTAGTATTAATCGGTATGGTAGGAATGATAGATCCACCAAGACTTGAGGTAAAAGATTCAATAAAAAAGGCACATCAAGCTGGAATAAATGTTGTTATGATAACAGGAGATCACAAGAATACAGCATTTGCAATTGCTAAAGAGTTGAACATAACAAAAGATATTAATGCTTGTATGACAGGTACTGAGTTAGAAAAAATGACTGATGAAAAATTGAAAGAAGTAGTAAGTAAATACAGAGTATTTGCAAGAGTTTCTCCTGAACATAAAGTTAGAATAGTAAAAGCTTTAAAATCAAATGGAAATATAGTATCAATGACAGGTGATGGAGTAAATGATGCACCTTCATTAAAAATTGCTGATATAGGTGTTGCAATGGGAATAACAGGTACTGATGTTGCAAAGGGTGCAAGTGATATGATACTTACAGATGATAATTTTACAACAATAGTAACAGCTATTGAAGAGGGTAGAAATATATATAATAATATAAAAAAATCAATAATGTTTTTACTTTCTTGTAATATAGGGGAAGTTATTTCAATATTATTTGCAACTTTATTAGGTTTACCTATACCTCTTCTTGCTTCGCAAATATTATGGGTAAATCTTGTAACAGATACTTTTCCAGCACTTGCACTTGGTGTTGATAAATCAAAAATAGACGTTATGAATAAGCCGCCAAGAAATGCAAACGAAAGTTTTTTTGCACAAGGAGCTTGGTTTAGAGCAATAGTTGGGGGAATGTTAATAGGTATTTTAACACTACTTGCATTTGTAATAGGATTATTTGAACAGGGTGTTCCTTTAAATAATTTAATAAGTGCAGGAAAACATCAGCTAGCTTATGCTAGAACAATGTCATTTATAGTATTGACAATATCACAGCTATTTTATGCATATACTATGAGAAATGACAAGGAATCAATATTTAAAGTTGGGATATTTTCAAATAAATATTTAAATTATTCTTTAATTATCGGTGTAGTATTACAATTTTCATTAATATCAATTCCATTTTTAGCAAAAGCATTTAATTTAATGTCTCTTACATTTATGGATTTAGATATAGTAATTGGATTTACATTAATACCGTTAATTGTAAATGAACTTATAAAAAAATATATTAAATTTGGAGAAAAATAA
- the pgsA gene encoding CDP-diacylglycerol--glycerol-3-phosphate 3-phosphatidyltransferase — MLDFSKMNLPNKLTVLRLVLVIPFIVFFDMALSSRFIIFNYFGRTFALSIFLIAIATDYLDGKIARETGEVTDFGKIMDPIADKLLTFSCMFVLLKHNLISLIFVLIILTRELIVTAERAVAASRGAGAIPASQLGKYKTVATYIALSIAIILPNFLFFKFVNSLILVPAVFLTVISGIEYHNQAKKYFDSEL; from the coding sequence ATGTTAGATTTTAGTAAAATGAATTTACCAAATAAACTTACAGTATTAAGATTGGTACTTGTTATTCCGTTTATTGTGTTTTTTGATATGGCATTAAGTTCAAGATTTATAATATTTAATTATTTTGGAAGAACATTTGCTTTAAGTATATTTTTAATTGCAATAGCTACAGATTATTTGGACGGCAAGATAGCAAGAGAAACAGGTGAAGTTACAGATTTTGGTAAGATAATGGATCCTATTGCGGATAAATTGTTAACATTTTCTTGCATGTTTGTTTTGTTAAAACATAATTTAATAAGTTTAATATTCGTTTTAATAATTTTAACAAGAGAATTAATAGTCACAGCTGAAAGAGCTGTAGCAGCTTCAAGAGGTGCCGGTGCAATACCTGCATCACAACTTGGGAAATATAAGACGGTTGCAACATATATTGCATTAAGTATAGCAATAATTTTACCGAATTTCTTATTTTTTAAATTTGTAAATTCTTTGATATTAGTACCGGCAGTATTTTTAACAGTAATATCAGGTATTGAGTATCACAATCAAGCAAAAAAATATTTTGACAGTGAGTTATAA
- the pnp gene encoding polyribonucleotide nucleotidyltransferase, which yields MFENEKNYEIRMGDSIVKINTGKVARQASGSVMITCGKTTLLVTATRSKDVKEGQDFFPLTVDYIEKFYASGKFPGGFIKRESKPSTEEILISRLVDRPIRPLFPEGFLNAVHIVLNVVSFDGINMPENLATLGASMALSLSDIPFNGPVAGVTVGYVDGEYVLNPTKEQQENSKIYLSVAGTKEAITMVEAWSNEVSEEQMLGAILFGHENIKAICGQQEDIIKELSIQKYEFEVPQIDDKVKEFLNSYEKELKDAILVPGKQAKQDAIDDLEEKLLEIFLEKVARELAEKELKEKDINDVIDKLLNNNQKSIKAFEKEFKTYYHDLEKKIVRELIIFEKYRPDGRSIEQIRPINAKVDVLDMPHGSALFTRGETQSLSTVTLGSKEDEQIVDGMEDEKRKKFFLHYNFPPFSVGEAGFMKAPGRRELGHGNLAERALKAVMPSEDDFPYTVRVVSDITESNGSSSQASICGGSLALMAAGVPIKGTVAGIAMGLIKEKDEYTVLTDIQGLEDHLGDMDFKVAGTKQGITAIQMDIKIEGITEEIMRIALNQAHKARFEIIDIMEKEIAEPRPYLSENAPKIINLRIDPSTIAGLIGPAGKVIKSIIEETQVSIDIEDDGRVSIFGKDADMMQRALELVNQYTLIVELGKEYIGKVVKLAKFGAFVEIVPGKEGLLHISEISEKRVKNVEDELKEGQIVTVKVINLDQDGKFSLSMKQVGKTEQVTCESGKEE from the coding sequence ATGTTTGAAAACGAAAAAAATTATGAAATTAGAATGGGCGACAGTATTGTAAAAATTAATACCGGCAAAGTTGCAAGACAGGCATCAGGTTCTGTTATGATAACTTGTGGTAAGACTACATTACTTGTTACAGCTACAAGATCAAAAGATGTAAAAGAAGGACAAGATTTTTTTCCTTTAACAGTAGATTATATTGAAAAATTTTATGCTTCAGGTAAATTTCCTGGTGGATTTATTAAAAGAGAATCAAAACCTTCAACAGAAGAAATACTTATTTCAAGACTTGTTGATAGACCAATAAGACCTTTATTTCCAGAAGGATTTTTAAATGCTGTACATATTGTTTTAAATGTTGTTTCATTTGACGGGATTAACATGCCTGAAAATCTTGCAACTTTAGGTGCTTCAATGGCTTTATCATTATCAGATATACCATTTAATGGACCTGTTGCAGGAGTAACTGTTGGATATGTTGATGGAGAATATGTTTTAAATCCAACAAAAGAACAACAGGAAAATAGTAAAATTTATTTATCTGTTGCAGGAACAAAGGAAGCTATAACAATGGTTGAAGCTTGGTCTAATGAAGTTAGTGAAGAACAAATGCTTGGAGCTATTTTATTTGGACACGAAAATATTAAGGCAATATGTGGCCAACAAGAAGATATAATAAAAGAACTTTCAATACAAAAATACGAGTTTGAAGTTCCTCAAATAGATGATAAAGTAAAAGAATTTTTAAATAGCTATGAAAAAGAATTAAAGGATGCTATTTTAGTTCCCGGTAAGCAAGCAAAACAAGATGCTATTGATGATTTGGAAGAAAAGCTTCTTGAAATATTCTTGGAAAAAGTTGCAAGAGAACTTGCAGAAAAAGAATTAAAAGAAAAAGATATAAATGATGTTATTGATAAATTATTAAATAATAATCAAAAAAGTATCAAAGCATTTGAAAAAGAATTTAAAACTTATTACCACGATTTAGAAAAGAAAATTGTGAGAGAATTAATAATATTTGAAAAATATAGACCAGATGGAAGAAGTATAGAACAAATAAGACCAATAAATGCAAAAGTAGATGTGCTGGATATGCCTCATGGTTCAGCTTTATTTACTAGAGGAGAAACACAATCTCTTTCTACGGTAACTTTAGGTTCTAAAGAAGATGAGCAAATTGTAGATGGTATGGAAGATGAAAAGAGAAAGAAATTCTTCTTACATTATAATTTCCCTCCATTTTCTGTTGGAGAAGCTGGATTTATGAAAGCTCCTGGAAGAAGAGAATTAGGACATGGAAACTTAGCTGAAAGAGCATTAAAAGCAGTTATGCCAAGTGAAGATGATTTTCCATATACTGTAAGGGTAGTATCAGACATAACTGAATCAAATGGTTCATCATCACAAGCATCAATTTGTGGTGGTTCTCTAGCACTTATGGCTGCTGGTGTTCCTATAAAGGGAACAGTTGCTGGAATAGCAATGGGACTTATTAAAGAAAAAGATGAATATACAGTTTTAACAGATATACAAGGACTTGAAGATCATTTAGGAGATATGGACTTTAAAGTTGCAGGTACAAAACAAGGAATAACAGCTATACAAATGGATATAAAAATAGAAGGTATAACTGAAGAAATTATGAGAATAGCCTTAAATCAAGCACATAAAGCAAGATTTGAAATTATTGATATAATGGAAAAAGAAATAGCTGAACCAAGACCTTATTTATCAGAAAATGCACCTAAAATTATTAATCTTAGAATAGATCCTTCTACAATAGCAGGATTAATAGGACCTGCTGGAAAAGTTATTAAATCTATAATAGAAGAAACTCAAGTTTCAATAGATATAGAAGATGATGGAAGAGTAAGTATATTTGGAAAAGATGCAGATATGATGCAAAGAGCCTTGGAGTTAGTAAATCAATATACACTTATAGTGGAATTAGGTAAAGAATACATAGGTAAGGTAGTTAAATTAGCTAAATTTGGGGCTTTTGTAGAAATAGTTCCAGGAAAAGAAGGGCTTTTACATATTTCTGAAATAAGTGAAAAAAGAGTAAAAAATGTAGAAGATGAATTAAAAGAAGGTCAAATAGTAACTGTTAAAGTAATAAACCTAGATCAAGATGGTAAATTTAGCTTGAGTATGAAACAAGTAGGTAAAACAGAACAAGTTACTTGCGAAAGCGGAAAGGAAGAGTAG
- a CDS encoding P-loop NTPase family protein yields the protein MCKTILRKLDFSRELFEVEMQNYSDGQKKKVLIAISLAKPAHLFIWDESLNYIDVISRIQIEEIIKEVNPTLIFVEHDRKFVKDIANKVIELK from the coding sequence TTGTGTAAGACAATTCTTAGAAAATTAGATTTTTCAAGAGAACTATTTGAAGTGGAAATGCAAAATTATAGTGATGGACAAAAAAAGAAAGTATTAATTGCAATAAGTTTAGCAAAACCTGCTCATTTATTTATTTGGGACGAATCACTTAATTATATAGATGTAATTTCAAGAATACAGATTGAAGAAATTATAAAAGAGGTAAATCCAACTTTAATATTTGTAGAACATGATAGAAAATTTGTTAAAGATATAGCTAATAAAGTAATAGAGTTAAAATAA
- a CDS encoding ATP-binding cassette domain-containing protein, which produces MKRSKNLENRQNKAIEEKQNLLKDIETKETLILNSLHYHKNELVSVNSLLAYYGEKQVLNNVSFEIKRGDRVAIYGQNGSGKSTLIKILLGLNCNYTGEIKLASNLKISYIPQDTSDLTGSLNSYIQNKMLMKLCVRQFLEN; this is translated from the coding sequence ATGAAAAGGTCAAAGAATTTAGAAAATAGACAAAATAAGGCGATAGAAGAAAAACAAAATTTATTAAAGGATATTGAAACAAAAGAAACTTTAATATTAAATTCACTACATTATCACAAAAATGAGTTAGTATCAGTAAATAGCTTGTTGGCATATTATGGAGAAAAACAGGTATTAAATAATGTGAGTTTTGAAATAAAACGAGGCGATAGGGTAGCAATATATGGTCAAAATGGAAGCGGAAAATCAACATTAATTAAAATATTATTAGGACTAAATTGTAATTATACAGGAGAGATAAAATTAGCAAGTAATTTGAAAATATCATATATACCTCAAGATACATCTGATTTAACTGGGAGTTTAAATAGCTACATTCAAAACAAAATGTTGATGAAACTTTGTGTAAGACAATTCTTAGAAAATTAG